From the genome of Niabella agricola, one region includes:
- a CDS encoding AraC family transcriptional regulator, which translates to MRPQLHKLPTDPDSSFIFRELKLNHFPHPWHFHKEFELVLIDKSSGTRFIGDNVGRFNDGDLCLIGPYIPHLYRNDEIFYHSKKKLTAQSIFIHFTEDSLSKDFFELPEMKVVQTLLAKSSQVVEIHGQTKIKATKLLYEMRNDPPVKRLLKFIELLITLGESNESTTLLTFNFSTLPKSGSERINTALQFILKNFRSEVSIAGIAGQLNMSVPAFSRYFKNHTRKTFTDYVTEVRIGYACKLLIENSLSISEIGYKSGFENLSNFYRHFKKVKNMVPKDYRKQFLSN; encoded by the coding sequence ATGAGACCGCAACTTCATAAATTACCCACAGACCCTGATTCCAGCTTTATCTTCAGAGAATTGAAGCTAAATCACTTCCCGCATCCATGGCATTTTCATAAGGAGTTTGAACTCGTACTAATCGATAAAAGCTCCGGTACCCGCTTTATTGGTGATAATGTTGGTCGTTTCAACGATGGAGACTTATGCCTGATCGGCCCTTACATACCCCATTTATACCGGAACGATGAAATTTTTTATCATTCCAAAAAGAAGTTAACAGCTCAATCCATTTTTATTCATTTTACGGAAGATTCCTTAAGCAAGGACTTCTTTGAATTGCCGGAAATGAAAGTGGTGCAAACACTGCTGGCCAAATCATCACAAGTTGTTGAAATTCATGGACAAACAAAAATCAAGGCAACCAAGCTCCTCTACGAAATGCGAAATGATCCTCCGGTTAAACGCCTGCTAAAATTTATCGAATTACTGATCACACTAGGTGAAAGCAATGAATCCACAACTTTGCTGACGTTTAATTTTTCAACTCTTCCCAAAAGCGGCAGCGAAAGGATCAACACCGCGCTTCAGTTTATTTTAAAGAATTTCAGGAGTGAAGTATCCATTGCCGGTATTGCAGGGCAGCTCAACATGAGCGTACCCGCCTTCTCCCGGTATTTCAAAAATCACACACGTAAAACCTTTACCGATTACGTTACAGAAGTACGAATCGGCTACGCTTGTAAACTGCTAATCGAAAACAGTCTAAGCATATCGGAAATTGGTTACAAAAGCGGCTTCGAAAATCTTTCAAATTTCTACCGGCACTTCAAAAAGGTGAAAAATATGGTCCCGAAAGACTATCGCAAACAGTTTTTGTCCAACTAG
- a CDS encoding bifunctional folylpolyglutamate synthase/dihydrofolate synthase: MTYQQTLDYIYAQLPMFSRVGAAAIKNGFDNINALCSFLGAPQTKIRCIHVAGTNGKGSVSHMLASILQSQGYKTGLYTSPHLTDFRERVKIDGKMIREQEVVDFIERIQPEIERLNPSFFEITVAMAFDHFAREAVDFAVIETGLGGRLDSTNIIRPLLSVITNIGLDHVQLLGDTLPKIAGEKAGIIKEAVPVVIGETQPETAPVFIEKAKQLKAPIHFADQVYHAENWYYQEERLVAEVSKQDTVDHLRYSMELSGAYQVKNLLTVLEACRQLRQLDIALDEAAIVKGIAHTKRLSGLHGRWETIQKHPRIILDVAHNEDGMRQVLNQLELTPYRKLHLVLGIVKDKDVDKVLSLLPATALYYFTQAHLPRALPAGELAEKAAIFQLKGAVWPDVNVALDAAKAQAHADDLVLVCGSIFLVGEVRGHFS; this comes from the coding sequence ATGACATATCAGCAAACGCTGGACTATATTTACGCCCAGTTGCCCATGTTCAGCCGCGTGGGCGCTGCCGCGATTAAAAACGGGTTTGATAATATAAACGCGCTCTGTTCATTTTTAGGAGCGCCGCAAACCAAAATACGGTGCATTCATGTTGCCGGTACCAACGGCAAGGGGTCCGTAAGCCATATGCTGGCTTCCATCTTACAAAGTCAGGGCTATAAAACCGGGTTGTATACATCCCCCCATCTGACCGATTTCCGCGAGCGGGTTAAAATCGACGGGAAAATGATCCGTGAACAGGAGGTGGTAGATTTTATAGAACGGATACAACCGGAAATTGAACGGCTGAATCCCAGTTTTTTTGAGATCACTGTAGCGATGGCCTTTGATCATTTTGCAAGGGAGGCGGTGGATTTTGCGGTGATCGAAACCGGGCTGGGCGGGCGGCTGGACAGTACCAATATCATCCGGCCCCTGCTTTCCGTGATCACCAATATCGGGCTGGATCATGTACAGTTGCTGGGGGATACATTGCCGAAGATTGCCGGTGAAAAAGCGGGCATTATTAAGGAGGCCGTACCCGTGGTGATCGGGGAAACACAGCCGGAAACAGCGCCGGTATTCATCGAAAAAGCGAAGCAGCTAAAGGCGCCCATTCATTTTGCCGACCAGGTATATCATGCGGAAAACTGGTATTACCAGGAGGAAAGACTGGTTGCGGAGGTTTCAAAGCAGGACACGGTGGATCATCTCCGGTATTCGATGGAACTTTCGGGCGCTTACCAGGTAAAGAACCTGCTGACGGTTTTGGAGGCGTGCCGGCAGTTGCGGCAACTGGATATTGCGCTGGATGAAGCGGCCATTGTAAAAGGCATCGCACACACGAAGAGATTAAGTGGTTTGCACGGTCGTTGGGAAACGATTCAGAAGCATCCGAGGATCATTTTGGATGTGGCGCATAACGAGGATGGCATGCGGCAGGTACTGAACCAGCTGGAACTTACTCCCTATCGTAAACTGCACCTGGTGCTGGGCATTGTAAAGGATAAAGATGTAGACAAGGTATTGTCGCTGTTGCCGGCTACTGCGCTGTATTATTTTACGCAGGCCCATCTGCCAAGGGCGTTGCCGGCAGGTGAACTGGCGGAAAAAGCAGCCATATTCCAATTGAAGGGGGCCGTTTGGCCCGATGTGAATGTAGCGCTGGATGCTGCTAAGGCACAGGCGCATGCAGACGATCTGGTCCTTGTTTGTGGTAGTATTTTTTTGGTGGGAGAGGTCAGGGGACATTTTTCATAA
- a CDS encoding fumarylacetoacetate hydrolase family protein: MKLIRFGEPGSEMPGILDGENVRRDLSSVYKDWNYSFFQDGGFETLLGVADYSRFPVVPQNARWASCIARPGKVLCIGLNYSDHAEESGMSIPQEPIVFQKAANTVVGPYDPILIPRNSEKTDWEIELGVVIGKNARYLDDICSVEAHIAGYCIVNDVSERAFQLERGGQWTKGKSCDNFSPTGPFLLTRDAISDLDDLSMSLRVNGKELQKGNTGKMIFNVNFIIHYLTQFMTLEAGDLILTGTPPGVGLGMTPARYLIPGDVVELSIDGLGMQKQVCQKA; this comes from the coding sequence ATGAAGCTGATCAGATTTGGCGAACCGGGCAGCGAGATGCCTGGAATACTTGATGGAGAAAATGTAAGAAGAGATCTCTCTTCTGTTTACAAAGATTGGAATTATTCATTTTTTCAAGACGGAGGTTTTGAAACGCTTCTGGGTGTCGCGGATTATTCCCGATTTCCGGTCGTGCCCCAAAATGCGAGATGGGCTTCCTGTATTGCAAGACCGGGAAAGGTTTTGTGTATTGGTCTTAATTATTCTGATCATGCTGAGGAATCGGGCATGTCAATTCCGCAGGAACCTATAGTGTTTCAAAAGGCCGCTAATACAGTGGTGGGGCCGTATGATCCGATTCTTATTCCCAGAAATAGCGAGAAAACCGATTGGGAAATTGAACTCGGTGTTGTAATCGGAAAAAATGCCCGGTATTTGGATGACATATGCAGTGTTGAGGCGCACATTGCCGGTTACTGTATCGTAAATGATGTTTCAGAAAGAGCTTTTCAGCTTGAAAGGGGCGGACAATGGACTAAAGGGAAATCCTGTGACAATTTCAGCCCGACCGGGCCATTTTTACTTACCAGGGATGCAATCAGTGATCTTGATGATTTATCAATGTCCCTGCGGGTAAACGGAAAGGAATTACAAAAGGGCAATACTGGTAAAATGATATTTAATGTAAACTTTATTATTCATTATCTTACTCAGTTTATGACGCTGGAAGCGGGCGATCTCATTTTGACCGGAACGCCTCCCGGTGTTGGATTAGGAATGACTCCTGCCCGATATTTAATACCAGGCGATGTTGTGGAATTATCCATTGATGGTTTGGGTATGCAAAAACAAGTATGTCAGAAAGCGTAA
- a CDS encoding sodium:solute symporter family transporter: MGVLSVVDYIIFLVYFLLVALYGIGVYRKKQMTRYGVRDYFLAEGSLTWWAIGASLIASNISAEQFIGMSGAGFKMGLAIASYEWMSALTLIVVAIFFIPVYLKNKIYTMPQFLSRRYNNTVAMVMAVFWLLLYVVVNLTSILYLGALAINSISGININICMVGLAIFAIGIALGGMQVIGYTDVIQVFFLIFGGLVTTGIALNLVASHNGSSGIWNGLSILKQQAPDHFHMIFDQTNPNYMDLPGLSVLIGGLWIANMNYWGCNQYITQRALGADLKTARNGILFASFLKLLMPLIVVLPGIAAFVLFKQNLLHSSMINGGDANPDQAYPVLLNLLPQGLKGLSFAALTAAVVASLAGKVNSIATIFTLDVYHKVFNRQADDKTLVLTGKITLVAAMLIAVFIAPHLGIDKKGGFQYIQEYTGFVSPGILATFVLGFFWKRATAGAAMFAIVGGFMLAILLKALPLVMDLFFLHKWGWSVANTEGIYEIPFLDRMFIVFVICLISMVIISLGGREEEDVEREWRFNIGMFRVTQGFAIGSILVIGLLAALFVLFW, from the coding sequence ATGGGCGTACTATCTGTTGTAGATTATATTATTTTTTTAGTATATTTTTTACTTGTAGCGCTTTATGGTATTGGAGTTTACCGTAAGAAACAAATGACAAGGTATGGCGTCCGGGACTATTTTCTCGCGGAAGGGTCTCTTACCTGGTGGGCCATCGGCGCCTCATTAATAGCTTCCAATATTTCAGCCGAGCAATTTATAGGTATGAGCGGGGCAGGTTTTAAGATGGGCCTTGCGATCGCTTCTTACGAGTGGATGTCCGCTTTGACACTTATCGTAGTGGCTATTTTTTTTATACCAGTATATTTAAAAAATAAGATCTATACAATGCCACAGTTTTTAAGCAGGCGCTATAATAATACTGTTGCAATGGTTATGGCTGTGTTTTGGTTATTGTTGTATGTAGTGGTTAATCTAACGTCAATCCTTTATTTGGGAGCGCTGGCTATAAACAGCATCTCAGGGATTAACATAAATATATGCATGGTGGGCCTGGCCATATTTGCCATTGGTATTGCGCTCGGCGGCATGCAGGTTATCGGCTATACGGATGTAATACAGGTATTTTTCCTGATTTTCGGAGGGCTCGTAACTACAGGTATCGCCCTGAATCTTGTTGCTTCTCATAACGGAAGCTCCGGAATATGGAATGGGTTATCTATTCTCAAACAGCAAGCCCCTGATCATTTTCATATGATTTTTGACCAGACAAATCCAAATTACATGGACTTGCCGGGACTCTCGGTGCTTATTGGGGGATTATGGATCGCAAATATGAATTATTGGGGATGTAATCAGTATATTACCCAACGGGCGCTTGGCGCCGATTTAAAAACCGCCCGTAATGGCATTTTATTTGCTTCTTTTTTAAAATTGTTAATGCCTTTAATTGTGGTGTTGCCCGGGATCGCGGCTTTTGTTTTGTTTAAACAAAACCTGTTACATAGCTCTATGATAAATGGGGGAGATGCGAACCCTGATCAGGCATATCCCGTTTTGTTAAATCTATTGCCCCAAGGGCTTAAGGGGCTTTCATTTGCAGCGCTCACAGCGGCGGTCGTGGCTTCTCTTGCCGGTAAAGTCAATAGTATAGCTACCATTTTCACCCTGGATGTCTATCATAAAGTTTTTAACAGGCAGGCCGATGATAAAACGCTGGTATTAACCGGAAAAATAACGCTGGTGGCAGCAATGCTGATTGCTGTATTTATAGCGCCTCATCTTGGCATCGACAAAAAGGGAGGGTTTCAATATATCCAGGAATACACAGGCTTTGTCTCGCCCGGAATATTGGCCACGTTTGTTTTGGGCTTTTTCTGGAAACGCGCGACAGCTGGTGCTGCCATGTTTGCCATCGTAGGTGGTTTTATGCTTGCTATATTGCTAAAGGCTTTGCCATTGGTGATGGATTTGTTTTTTCTCCACAAATGGGGATGGTCAGTAGCTAATACTGAAGGTATTTACGAAATTCCTTTTTTGGATCGTATGTTTATTGTTTTTGTCATTTGTCTTATTAGTATGGTTATTATAAGCCTGGGAGGCCGGGAAGAGGAGGACGTTGAGAGGGAATGGCGTTTCAATATCGGAATGTTTAGAGTTACCCAGGGGTTTGCTATTGGTTCTATATTGGTGATCGGTCTTCTAGCTGCGCTGTTTGTTTTATTCTGGTAA
- a CDS encoding IlvD/Edd family dehydratase, whose amino-acid sequence MKNLKLRSEDWFGRKGKDGFIYRAWMKNQGIPAHEFEAKPVIGICNTWSELTPCNAHFRELAESVKHGIYEAGGFPVEFPVMSLGETLMKPTAMLYRNLVSMDVEESIRANPVDGVVLLCGCDKTTPALVMGACSVNLPTIVVSGGAMLTGKYKGTDIGTSDVWRFSEAHRAGKMTQEELSVAEACMCRSRGHCAVMGTASTMASMVESLGLSLPDNAAIPAADSRRKVLAHLSGMRIVEMVRENLKLSDILTREAFENSMITNAAIGGSTNFVIHLLAIAGRVEVGISLEDFEVVSSKIPLIANLQPSGRYFMEDLYYAGGIPAVMKELKSMLHRDCMTVSGKSVGENIKQAECYNRDVITCVERPFNPVSGIIVLKGNICKDGAVIKPSAATNALLKHTGKAVVFENIEDYKARIDDPDLDVDETSVLVLKNVGPKGYPGMPEVGNMAIPKKLLEKGVTDLVRISDGRMSGTSFGTVVLHVSPEAAVGGVLSIIEDGDIISLDVANRSLNVEIPGQEIELRLAAKQQTNRVEERGYVHLYQKHVEQAHLGADFDFLRGMSGSKINRDSH is encoded by the coding sequence ATGAAAAATTTAAAACTAAGAAGCGAAGATTGGTTTGGAAGAAAAGGTAAGGATGGCTTTATTTACCGAGCGTGGATGAAAAATCAAGGAATCCCCGCGCATGAATTTGAGGCGAAGCCGGTAATTGGTATTTGTAATACATGGTCGGAGCTTACTCCCTGTAACGCACATTTCAGGGAATTGGCAGAATCAGTGAAACACGGTATATATGAGGCCGGTGGTTTTCCGGTGGAGTTTCCGGTTATGTCGTTGGGGGAAACGTTGATGAAGCCTACAGCCATGCTATATCGTAATCTGGTAAGTATGGACGTAGAGGAATCGATACGGGCTAACCCGGTTGATGGTGTGGTGTTGTTATGTGGCTGTGATAAGACCACTCCGGCATTGGTGATGGGGGCTTGCAGTGTAAACTTACCCACTATCGTTGTTTCCGGGGGGGCTATGTTAACCGGGAAGTATAAGGGAACGGATATTGGCACTTCTGATGTTTGGAGATTCAGCGAAGCCCACAGGGCCGGGAAAATGACACAGGAGGAACTTTCAGTAGCGGAAGCCTGTATGTGTAGAAGCAGGGGGCATTGTGCTGTTATGGGAACGGCTTCCACAATGGCCAGCATGGTTGAGTCCTTAGGCCTTTCCTTGCCTGACAACGCGGCAATTCCGGCCGCAGATTCCAGAAGAAAAGTGCTTGCTCATTTGTCAGGTATGCGTATTGTGGAAATGGTTAGAGAAAATCTGAAACTTTCTGATATCCTGACGCGGGAAGCGTTTGAGAATTCAATGATCACGAATGCTGCTATTGGGGGGTCTACAAATTTTGTTATTCATCTACTGGCAATTGCAGGAAGAGTAGAGGTGGGGATTTCTTTGGAAGACTTCGAAGTCGTTAGCTCAAAAATCCCGTTGATCGCAAATCTTCAGCCCTCAGGAAGGTATTTTATGGAGGATTTATATTATGCGGGTGGTATCCCTGCAGTTATGAAAGAATTGAAGTCCATGCTGCATCGTGATTGTATGACGGTTAGCGGAAAATCGGTTGGGGAGAATATTAAACAGGCAGAATGTTATAATAGAGATGTAATTACTTGCGTCGAAAGGCCGTTTAATCCGGTGTCGGGGATTATTGTATTAAAGGGCAATATCTGTAAGGATGGGGCTGTTATCAAGCCCTCGGCAGCTACTAATGCGCTTCTGAAGCATACCGGTAAAGCGGTTGTTTTTGAAAACATAGAGGATTATAAGGCCCGGATCGACGATCCCGATCTTGATGTGGATGAAACAAGTGTACTTGTATTAAAAAATGTTGGCCCCAAGGGGTATCCTGGGATGCCTGAAGTAGGTAATATGGCTATACCTAAAAAATTGTTAGAAAAGGGCGTGACAGATTTGGTAAGAATTTCTGACGGAAGAATGAGCGGCACCAGTTTTGGAACAGTCGTGTTACATGTGTCTCCGGAGGCAGCAGTTGGCGGCGTGCTTAGTATCATAGAAGACGGCGATATTATATCGCTTGATGTAGCCAACAGGTCGCTAAATGTAGAGATACCTGGCCAGGAAATAGAATTGCGTTTGGCGGCGAAACAGCAGACCAATCGGGTTGAGGAACGGGGATATGTTCATTTGTATCAGAAGCACGTGGAGCAGGCACATTTAGGAGCTGATTTTGACTTTTTAAGAGGGATGTCGGGCAGTAAAATTAACCGCGATTCTCATTGA
- a CDS encoding SMP-30/gluconolactonase/LRE family protein yields the protein MVKVVCKHQSVLGEGPLWDERRQILYWVDIRNGAVHQWNARMSQFKSTNFGGRVGAVALCEDDQLLVAKDDGVVLLNEITGKPQKGQLPEHEILKFRFNDGKCDPLGHFWIGGMSDDEQPGVGCLYTMNDRFVFKEIMHGLTIPNGMAWDIRLHRFYFIDTPTLNIMSYYYDIVSGQITDPRIAFSICPTDGYPDGMAIDTEGMLWIALWDGWKVARYDPGTGKMVCSISLPVARVTSCTFGGAALTDLYITTAKAGLTEEELKKQPLAGSLFVVQDCGAKGLNGYRFKR from the coding sequence ATGGTCAAAGTTGTCTGTAAACATCAATCTGTATTAGGGGAGGGGCCACTATGGGACGAGCGCCGACAGATATTATATTGGGTAGATATCAGGAATGGGGCGGTTCATCAGTGGAATGCCCGGATGTCGCAGTTTAAGTCAACTAATTTTGGTGGTCGGGTGGGAGCCGTTGCGCTGTGTGAAGACGATCAGTTACTTGTTGCAAAAGATGACGGAGTGGTTTTGCTGAATGAAATTACCGGTAAACCGCAAAAAGGACAACTGCCGGAACACGAGATTTTGAAGTTTCGGTTTAATGACGGCAAATGTGATCCTTTGGGACATTTTTGGATAGGTGGCATGAGTGATGATGAACAGCCTGGTGTGGGTTGTTTATATACAATGAACGATCGGTTTGTGTTCAAGGAAATAATGCATGGACTTACGATCCCCAATGGAATGGCATGGGATATCAGGTTACATAGATTCTATTTTATTGACACGCCTACATTAAATATCATGTCCTATTACTATGATATTGTTTCCGGACAAATAACGGATCCAAGAATCGCATTTAGCATTTGTCCAACAGATGGTTACCCGGATGGTATGGCCATTGATACGGAGGGAATGTTGTGGATCGCCTTATGGGATGGGTGGAAGGTTGCAAGATACGATCCTGGTACGGGCAAGATGGTCTGTTCTATCTCACTTCCGGTTGCCAGGGTAACCTCCTGCACATTTGGAGGAGCTGCGCTTACGGATTTATATATTACAACTGCCAAAGCGGGGTTGACCGAAGAAGAACTAAAGAAGCAGCCTCTTGCAGGATCGTTATTTGTTGTGCAGGATTGCGGAGCTAAGGGCCTAAATGGATACCGGTTTAAAAGATAA
- a CDS encoding MFS transporter, translating to MNHQKEKKTDRRALVAICLAALMFGLEITSVPVILPTLEKALGSHFSQLQWIMNAYTIACTMVLMATGTLADRFGRKKVFMINVAGFGITSLACGSAGTTELLITARFFQGMTGGAMFICTIALLSHRFPDGSQRSKAFAAWGIIAGIGLGFGPIIGSMISTALNWRWVFLIHGGLALGTLWLVQPSIAESKDPHAGRLDLAGILVLSAAVFALTYYITQGPEAGFTSAASLLVLLAAVLLIIVFIMVEHRQSYPMIDFRVFRSSRFTGAIMGCIGMNFSFWPLMVFLPLYFQAVLHYDPLTTGMYLLAYTLPTLVFPPLGERLSLRYGAGRIIPFGLLLIGAGFLLLYASGRTAHSGWPSFLPGCILAGSGLGIVNTPVTNTATAAIPVNRAGMASGIDVSSRLITLAINIALMGFLLLQGTFSHLKETFPVARTTELFELSKQLVAASLTAEQIAHRETAMGLLQPGAFGKALEQGFSRIFLYGGVGVLVLALISLLIFKKARGKLTHSDQLQEGVL from the coding sequence ATGAATCACCAAAAAGAAAAAAAGACTGACCGCCGGGCACTGGTAGCCATCTGCCTGGCGGCCCTGATGTTCGGACTGGAAATTACCAGCGTGCCCGTCATCCTTCCCACCCTTGAAAAAGCCCTGGGTAGCCATTTCAGCCAGTTGCAGTGGATCATGAACGCCTATACCATTGCCTGTACCATGGTGCTGATGGCTACGGGTACACTGGCCGACCGTTTCGGGCGTAAAAAAGTATTTATGATCAACGTGGCCGGGTTTGGCATCACCTCCCTGGCCTGTGGCAGCGCCGGAACCACGGAACTGCTGATCACTGCCCGTTTTTTCCAAGGTATGACCGGTGGTGCGATGTTTATTTGTACCATCGCCCTGCTTTCGCACCGGTTTCCGGACGGGTCGCAGCGCAGTAAAGCATTTGCCGCCTGGGGCATCATTGCGGGTATCGGGCTGGGATTTGGCCCCATCATCGGCAGCATGATCAGCACCGCCCTTAACTGGAGATGGGTATTCCTGATCCATGGCGGACTGGCACTGGGCACCCTGTGGCTGGTTCAACCATCCATCGCCGAGTCAAAAGATCCCCATGCCGGCCGGCTGGACCTGGCAGGAATACTGGTACTATCAGCGGCCGTATTTGCGCTCACCTATTATATTACGCAAGGGCCGGAAGCCGGCTTCACCAGTGCGGCTTCCCTGCTGGTGTTGCTTGCCGCCGTGCTGCTGATTATTGTATTTATAATGGTAGAGCACCGGCAGTCCTATCCCATGATCGACTTCCGCGTATTCAGGTCGTCCCGGTTTACGGGCGCCATTATGGGATGCATCGGTATGAATTTTTCCTTCTGGCCCCTGATGGTTTTTCTTCCCCTGTACTTCCAGGCGGTGTTGCATTATGATCCCTTGACCACGGGTATGTACCTGCTCGCCTATACATTGCCCACCCTTGTGTTTCCGCCCCTGGGCGAACGCCTGTCGCTGCGGTATGGCGCGGGGCGCATCATTCCCTTCGGACTGTTATTGATCGGAGCCGGTTTTTTATTATTGTATGCAAGCGGCCGTACAGCCCATTCGGGGTGGCCGTCCTTTCTGCCAGGTTGCATCCTGGCCGGCAGCGGCCTGGGAATAGTTAATACACCTGTAACGAATACCGCCACGGCCGCCATTCCGGTCAACCGCGCGGGCATGGCCTCGGGAATCGATGTGAGCAGCCGGCTCATCACACTGGCCATCAATATTGCCTTAATGGGCTTTCTGTTGCTGCAGGGTACGTTTTCCCATCTGAAAGAAACCTTCCCTGTTGCCCGTACCACCGAATTGTTTGAATTGTCGAAACAGCTGGTGGCTGCAAGCCTGACGGCAGAGCAAATCGCGCACCGGGAAACGGCCATGGGCCTGTTGCAACCCGGTGCATTCGGAAAGGCGCTGGAACAGGGTTTCAGCCGGATCTTTTTATATGGAGGAGTCGGTGTTTTGGTACTGGCGCTGATCAGTTTATTGATCTTTAAAAAAGCACGTGGCAAGTTGACCCATAGTGATCAGCTGCAGGAAGGCGTTCTATAA
- a CDS encoding SH3 domain-containing protein, with protein sequence MALEEKYKALIDAANTAGVANLAVREQDGVLYIDGDAPSGAVKDQLWSIYDQIDPNYTSGDLILNVNAKAEAGSKVRVATQETALNIRKGPGTDQPIVGKAQKDEIITLISQANDQWSSVRTDDGTEGYAYSQYLEPVA encoded by the coding sequence ATGGCACTGGAAGAAAAATACAAAGCGCTTATTGACGCCGCCAACACTGCGGGCGTAGCCAACCTTGCAGTAAGAGAACAGGACGGTGTTTTATATATTGATGGTGATGCACCCAGCGGAGCGGTTAAAGACCAGCTCTGGAGCATTTACGACCAGATCGACCCCAACTATACCAGCGGCGATCTGATCCTGAATGTGAACGCCAAGGCGGAAGCCGGTTCAAAAGTGCGCGTAGCCACACAGGAAACGGCACTTAATATCCGCAAAGGCCCAGGCACGGATCAGCCAATCGTTGGCAAGGCACAAAAAGATGAGATCATTACCCTGATCAGCCAGGCAAACGACCAGTGGTCATCCGTACGTACGGATGATGGTACCGAGGGTTATGCCTATTCCCAATACCTGGAGCCTGTAGCATAA
- a CDS encoding SDR family NAD(P)-dependent oxidoreductase, with amino-acid sequence MKNRFDSQVAVVTGGAEGIGKAIGLRLGKEGCRVILFDLNEQLLCRTVEELQRQGVCVRGYVVDVGEEEPVAKAMEGVWKEFGKLDIMINCAGIVGPTSTSVTDYCTEDFDKVCRVNLRGAFLLTKYAIKLMERNNYGRILLLSSIGGKEGNPGMCGYASSKSAVMGLVKGVGKEFATTGITVNGLAPAVIKTGMNEHTSPEQLSYMTSKIPMKRLGTVEEVAAISAWIVSKESSFNTGFIFDISGGRATF; translated from the coding sequence ATGAAAAACAGATTTGATAGCCAGGTTGCTGTAGTAACTGGCGGTGCTGAGGGTATCGGAAAAGCGATAGGCTTAAGACTAGGAAAAGAAGGTTGCCGTGTTATACTCTTTGATCTTAATGAACAATTATTGTGCAGGACCGTTGAAGAACTCCAAAGGCAGGGAGTCTGTGTGAGAGGCTATGTGGTGGATGTTGGTGAGGAGGAGCCGGTGGCGAAAGCAATGGAAGGAGTTTGGAAAGAGTTTGGAAAATTGGATATTATGATAAATTGCGCAGGAATTGTAGGCCCAACAAGCACAAGCGTGACAGACTATTGCACAGAAGATTTTGATAAGGTGTGTCGGGTGAATTTGAGGGGGGCATTTTTACTGACGAAGTATGCCATTAAGTTGATGGAGCGAAATAATTATGGTAGAATTCTATTGCTTTCCTCTATTGGCGGTAAGGAAGGTAATCCGGGAATGTGCGGTTATGCCTCTTCCAAATCGGCAGTGATGGGCTTGGTTAAAGGGGTTGGTAAAGAGTTTGCTACAACAGGAATTACTGTGAATGGACTGGCTCCTGCAGTAATTAAAACGGGGATGAATGAGCATACTTCACCAGAGCAATTGTCCTATATGACAAGTAAAATTCCCATGAAAAGGTTGGGAACGGTAGAAGAGGTTGCCGCCATTTCCGCTTGGATTGTATCAAAAGAGTCGAGTTTTAATACAGGGTTTATTTTTGATATTTCGGGCGGGAGGGCTACTTTTTAA
- a CDS encoding BON domain-containing protein: MKKVLAMIAIAAFAFALPSCKGKSDADIKTEVDAKLATNPDFAQLSSDVKDGAVTISGTVKDDATKTAVDPAVKEVKGVKSVVNNATVPPPPPPPTINPDDMLNTAVADAIKDHPGVKAEVKDGVVTLTGEIKKADLATLMQKVNSIHPRKVEQKLTVK, translated from the coding sequence ATGAAAAAAGTTCTGGCCATGATTGCCATTGCTGCGTTTGCTTTTGCGCTGCCATCCTGCAAGGGGAAAAGCGATGCAGACATCAAAACGGAAGTAGATGCGAAATTAGCAACCAACCCTGATTTTGCACAGCTCAGTTCCGATGTAAAAGATGGTGCTGTTACCATTTCCGGTACTGTAAAAGACGATGCCACCAAAACCGCTGTAGACCCAGCTGTTAAGGAAGTAAAAGGCGTAAAATCTGTTGTAAACAATGCCACCGTACCACCACCTCCTCCTCCGCCCACCATCAATCCGGATGACATGCTGAACACTGCCGTTGCGGATGCGATCAAAGATCACCCGGGTGTGAAAGCCGAAGTAAAAGACGGCGTGGTAACATTAACCGGTGAGATTAAAAAAGCGGATCTTGCTACTTTAATGCAGAAAGTAAACTCTATTCATCCTAGGAAAGTGGAGCAAAAATTAACCGTAAAATAA